The Lactuca sativa cultivar Salinas chromosome 2, Lsat_Salinas_v11, whole genome shotgun sequence genome includes a window with the following:
- the LOC111902781 gene encoding uncharacterized protein LOC111902781, producing the protein MTLNSGAPRPPFALRLREVDFPPTLLLQRKLLILRGGFRFKCCCSDKVVPIRSVVIGAGRKGVDKIEEWPSDLSKKVHKVRVQASSAWSFASSQPQLASRQEKFFPRCTPRNSGPQSRDTPPKRDTGIANEKDMGINLLTEDVNESGINEDGSSWYRESGEDLGENGYRCRWTRMGGQSSDASSKWKESWWEKSDWTGYKELGVEKSGRNSQGDSWWETWREVIHQDEWSNIARIERSAQKQAKSGTENAGWYENWWEKYDAKGSTEKGANKYGRLNEQSWWEKWGEHYDGRGSVLKWTDKWAETEIGTKWGDKWEEKFFGGVGSRQGETWHVTPAGERWSRTWGEEHFGNGKVHKYGKSTTGESWDIVVNEETYYKAEPHYGWADVVGDSTQLLSIQPQEKPPGGYPYPDFGSFPPPPQGRDPPSMPPRNQ; encoded by the exons ATGACATTAAATTCCGGTGCGCCGCGTCCGCCGTTTGCATTGCGGTTGCGGGAAGTAGATTTCCCTCCCACGTTGTTACTCCAGCGGAAGCTTTTGATTCTACGAGGTGGTTTCAGGTTTAAATGTTGCTGTTCCGATAAGGTTGTGCCGATTCGGAGTGTTGTTATTGGTGCCGGACGTAAGGGCGTGGATAAAATTGAAGAATGGCCGAGTGATTTGAGCAAGAAGGTTCATAAAGTTCGAGTACAAGCTTCATCTGCATGGTCTTTTGCTTCATCTCA ACCTCAGCTGGCTTCAAGGCAAGAAAAGTTTTTTCCACGCTGTACCCCTAGAAATTCTGGGCCACAGTCTCGTGACACTCCACCAAAAAGAG ATACGGGTATTGCAAATGAGAAGGACATGGGCATCAATTTGTTAACTGAAGATGTTAATGAATCTGGCATTAATGAAGATGGTAGTAGCTGGTATAGAGAAAGTGGAGAGGACTTGGGTGAAAATGGATATAGATGTAGATGGACAAGGATGGGTGGTCAAAGCAGTGATGCCTCTTCAAAATGGAAAGAATCG TGGTGGGAGAAAAGTGACTGGACTGGATACAAAGAGCTAG GTGTTGAGAAATCTGGAAGAAACTCTCAAGGGGATTCATGGTGGGAAACATGGCGAGAAGTTATTCACCAAGATGAATGGAG TAATATAGCAAGGATAGAAAGAAGTGCACAAAAACAAGCAAAATCAGGCACAGAAAATGCTGGATGGTATGAGAACTG GTGGGAAAAATATGATGCGAAAGGGTCGACTGAAAAAGGAGCAAATAAGTATGGTAGACTAAATGAGCAGTCATGGTGGGAAAAATGGGGAGAGCATTATGATGGAAGGGGATCCGTTCTTAAATG GACAGACAAATGGGCTGAGACTGAAATTGGGACGAAATGGGGAGACAAATGGGAGGAGAAgttttttggtggtgttggatctCGTCAAGGAGAGACATGGCATGTCACACCTGCTGGTGAAC GATGGTCAAGGACATGGGGTGAAGAACACTTTGGGAACGG AAAGGTGCACAAATATGGCAAAAGCACAACCGGGGAAAGTTGGGATATCGTTGTAAATGAGGAAACATATTACAA GGCGGAACCTCACTATGGATGGGCTGATGTAGTTGGTGACTCGACTCAATTGCTATCCATACAACCTCAAGAGAAACCGCCAGGTGGCTATCCGTATCCTGACTTCGGATCCTTTCCACCGCCACCTCAAGGCAGAGATCCGCCATCGATGCCGCCAAGAAATCAATGA